The DNA region GCGCCGATGGGGTGTTGCTCACTGGCGGCGGAGACATAGACCCGGCCCACTATGGCGGTCAGCCACACCCCAAAGTGTACGGCGTGAACCCCCAACGCGACGCCCTGGAACTGGCCCTGGCCCGACTGGCCGTGGAACACCGCATGCCTCTGTTGGGCATCTGCCGCGGCATCCAAGTGCTCAATGTGGCTCTGGGAGGCACCCTGTACGAAGACCTGGAAGACCAAATGCCCAACGCCCTCCCCCATCGCCGCGACCCACGCACCGAGCGCACGCTCCTGGCCCACGAAGTCACAGTGGCTGCGGAAAGCCGCCTGGCCGCCATTTTGGGCGATACGCGCCTGCCGGTGAACAGCCTGCATCATCAGGGTATCCGCGACCTGGCGCCCGGCTTGCACGCCACGGCCCACGCTCCTGATGGCCTGGTTGAGGGCGTCGAGGTGCCCGCACACCCCTTCGCCCTGGCCGTGCAGTGGCATCCTGAGTGGCTTTACGACACCGACGCGCGCATGGCGGCCTTGTTCCGCGCCTTCGTCGTCGCCTGCCAGGATTACAACGGAGGTGCCCACCGATGACCCCTGCCCTGAGTGAAAACAAAGGCCCCATCGGGGTATTCGACTCAGGCGTGGGGGGGCTTTCGGTGCTGCGGGCCATCCGTCGCGAACTGCCCCACGAAGACCTGCTTTACCTGGCCGACCAGGCCCATGTGCCCTACGGCCTTCGGCCGCTGCTGGAGGTGCGCCGTTTCGCCGAGGGCATCACGCGCTACTTTTTAGATCAGGGAGCCAAGGCCATTGTTGTGGCCTGCAACACGGCCTCGGCGGCGGCGCTGCACTATCTGCGTCGGCGCTTTCCGCAAGTGCCTTTCGTGGGCATGGAGCCAGCGGTCAAACCCGCCGCCAAGCACACCCAAACGGGGGTGGTGGGCGTGCTGGCCACGCCGGCCACCTTTCAAGGGCAGTTGTACGCTTCGGTGGTGGAACGCTTCACCCAGGGTACCGCGTTGCTGGAGCACACCTGCCCGGGTCTGGTGCAGCAAATTGAACGGGGCGATCTAGAAGGCCCCCAAACCCGTGCCATTCTGGAAGAAGCCTTGCGTCCGATGCTGACGCAAGGGATGGACACGGTGGTGCTGGGATGCACCCACTATCCTTTCGTGATTCCGCTCATCGAAGATATCGTGGGGCCTGGGGTGCGGGTCATTGATCCGGCGCCGGCCGTTGCCCGGCAGACACAGCGCGTGCTGGCCCAGCGGAACGCCTTGCGTCCGCCGCGCAACGGGCGCGGCCGGGTGACCTTGCTCACCACCGGGGCGAATGTCGAGGCCTTTGCCCACCTGGCCACCCGCCTGCTTGGAGAATCGCATCTCGTGAAAGGCCTGACCTGGGGAGCCGAGGGGCTGCAAGGGTAGCGGTCACTGCCTCTCCGACTTCACCCGGGCCATGCGCCATCGACGCCAGGCGGCCAGCACCACCGGCACCCCGCGTACAAAGAGCGCATACAGGGCCGGCCGGGCCGGATAATCCCACGCCCCCAAAGTCCGCACCACTTGACCGCGAAAGCCGGCCTTGAACCGGTAAACTCCCCACATGGGGTCCGTCTCGTCAAAGACCTCGGGCGCACCCCAAAAATCGTACACCCTGCACCCTGCTGCCCTGGCCCGCCGTATGGCCTCCCATTGCAGCAGGTAGGTGGGCATCTTGTTCCGATGCTGTCCGGTGGACATCCCGTAAAAGTAGTACGCCCGCCCGGCAAAGCGAAAGATCACCACCGCGGCCACAGGCTCGCCTTCTACCTCTGCGATGAGCGGCTCGGCCATCCCGGCGGCCAGCATGGTGCGCCATACGGTCAGATAATACGCCTGCGGGCGGATGACGAAGCCATCCCGCGCTGCGGTCTCCGCGTACATGCGGTACAGCAGGCCCAAATCTTCCTCGTTGGCTACACGAACAACCACCCCTTTGCGGGCCGCCAGACGGATGTTATAACGCGTCTTTTGCTTCATCGCGGCCAGCAGTTCTTCCTCAGACCGCGTAAGGTCCAGCCACACCGTATTGCGGAACTGCACCTGTTCGGGGGAAAACCGCCACCCCCGGGACCGCAATTCCCGGACCACTTGCGCGCCCACCGGGTCATCGTGGGCGTCCTCGGTCCTGGGTATCCCCGTTCCCAGAAGAACATCGGGGTCCACCTTGAGCAGCACAGCGCCGGTGCGTCGGGTATAGCGCTGCAAATCGTCCAACACCTGCGCGCGCAAGGTCGCATCGGCCCAGGGCAGCAACGGCCCCTTGGGGGCGTAGAGCACACTCCAGGGCAGCCCAGGGGCCAGCCGACGGCGCAGCAGCAGGGCAGCGGCCACCACACGCCCATCGCGCTCCCACACAAAAGGCTCCGGGAGCCAGCCAAACTGCGCCTTGACCAGCGCCCACTCCCGCGTTTGCAAGATGTGCGCGCCGGGCAGGGCGGCGATCGTTTTGTTCCAACCTTCCCAGG from Anaerolineae bacterium includes:
- a CDS encoding gamma-glutamyl-gamma-aminobutyrate hydrolase family protein translates to MPKPCILLTGTTCTHHAYAMPMAALGQRYLDTLQTAGAIPLIVPPDTPPQEAAMLLERADGVLLTGGGDIDPAHYGGQPHPKVYGVNPQRDALELALARLAVEHRMPLLGICRGIQVLNVALGGTLYEDLEDQMPNALPHRRDPRTERTLLAHEVTVAAESRLAAILGDTRLPVNSLHHQGIRDLAPGLHATAHAPDGLVEGVEVPAHPFALAVQWHPEWLYDTDARMAALFRAFVVACQDYNGGAHR
- the murI gene encoding glutamate racemase; translated protein: MTPALSENKGPIGVFDSGVGGLSVLRAIRRELPHEDLLYLADQAHVPYGLRPLLEVRRFAEGITRYFLDQGAKAIVVACNTASAAALHYLRRRFPQVPFVGMEPAVKPAAKHTQTGVVGVLATPATFQGQLYASVVERFTQGTALLEHTCPGLVQQIERGDLEGPQTRAILEEALRPMLTQGMDTVVLGCTHYPFVIPLIEDIVGPGVRVIDPAPAVARQTQRVLAQRNALRPPRNGRGRVTLLTTGANVEAFAHLATRLLGESHLVKGLTWGAEGLQG
- a CDS encoding peptidoglycan bridge formation glycyltransferase FemA/FemB family protein, translating into MRLASWEGWNKTIAALPGAHILQTREWALVKAQFGWLPEPFVWERDGRVVAAALLLRRRLAPGLPWSVLYAPKGPLLPWADATLRAQVLDDLQRYTRRTGAVLLKVDPDVLLGTGIPRTEDAHDDPVGAQVVRELRSRGWRFSPEQVQFRNTVWLDLTRSEEELLAAMKQKTRYNIRLAARKGVVVRVANEEDLGLLYRMYAETAARDGFVIRPQAYYLTVWRTMLAAGMAEPLIAEVEGEPVAAVVIFRFAGRAYYFYGMSTGQHRNKMPTYLLQWEAIRRARAAGCRVYDFWGAPEVFDETDPMWGVYRFKAGFRGQVVRTLGAWDYPARPALYALFVRGVPVVLAAWRRWRMARVKSERQ